CTCCGACTAAAGTCACGATCATGGCTGAGGTCGCTGAAAAAGCGGAAGACATCGATGTGGAGCGCGCAACCGCCAAAGTGGCTGAAGCTGAACGGCGACTTCAGGCCGGTGGCTTGCCGTCTGAAGTCAAAGAGGCCCAGGTGAGTCTCGAAAAAGCTCGCCTCCGTAAAAAAATTGCCGAGCGCGCCAAGAAACCAAGCCACGCCTAATCTCACGGTTTGTCCTCGCCCCTTCTTCTACACCCTTTTCCTGCAGTCGAGCCATGGTTCAGGGCGACTTTTCGTCCTGTCCCTCAACGCTGCTCCGGTCAATTGCCTGTCATATTCGATAAGCTAGCAGGGGATATGATCACGGAATTTCACATCACAGCCGGAGAGCAGCCTAAGCGGTTGGATATCTTTCTCGTTGGTCGAGAGCGAGATGCCTCCCGGTCTTCGTTGCAGCGGTTGATAGAATTGGGCCGTATCCGGGTCAATGACCAGGTAGTGAAACCCAGCCACAAAATTAAACCAGGCGACCGGATCACGATGGATGTTCCGAAGCCGGAACCGCTCTCCATGAAAGGAGAAGCGATCCCGCTCGAGGTCTTGTTTGAGGATGATTCTCTGCTGGTCTTAGACAAGCCACCCGGTATCGTGGTCCATCCGGCGCCGGGTAATTGGAGCGGGACGCTGGTGAACGCCCTGTTGCATCATTTCCAAACGTCCGGCGGGACTATTTCAACAATCGGTGGGAAGGAACGTCCGGGGCTGGTTCATCGTTTGGATAAGGAAACCTCCGGTGTCATGGTGATTACCAAGACCGATACCGCACATCGGGCTCTTGCTGCCCAGTTCAAACTCCACACGATCACCAGAGTCTATGAAGCACTGGTCTGGGGAGTACCCAAAAAAGGGCGAGGGTTGATTGATCTCGCCATTGGGCGAGATAGTAAAGACCGAAAGAAGTTCTCCTCAAGAACGACAAGTCCCAAGGAGTCTGTGACCGAATATGTGGTGACCCGACGGTATGGTAAAGTAGCCGCACATGTCTTGCTCTATCCGCAAACCGGACGAACGCACCAGTTGCGGGTGCATCTCACCTCATTGGGCCATCCCATTCTGGGCGATCGCACCTATGGCGGCAACAGGGTGATGGTTCTTGCGGATATCGAGATCCCACGTGTGATGCTTCATGCTAGGACATTAGGGTTTACGCATCCAACGTCAGCCGCGAGAGAGGAATTCACGAGGCCGTTCCCTGCGGATATGGAGCGCGTCATTCATGCACTCGAGCACCTGAATGCGACGGGGGATCGGATGCCCACTGGTACAACGACGATAGGAACAGCCGAGGAGGAGCGATGCTGACCGCGGAGGTGTTAGATGCGTTAGGCGGCCTCACGGCCCACGTCAAAAGCTATGCGGCGACTCTTCCCTCCATCGTACATTTGAAGGCAGTGCCGTCCGGGATGAAACCTTCTGTGGAGGCGATGGACAGCTATGAGGCGATTGTCTCACGAGCACAACGTCAAAGTGCCGGTACTCCATACAAAACGCTCAATGAATCATTGGTCTGCTCATTGGAAGCCTTCGAACAGGGGAATCTGATCGGGGCCGTCCAGGCGCTCCTTACCGTAATCGACCAGCTGGAACGCATGCATCGAGATCAAGAGATTAAGGCCGGACGCATGGACGAGAAGCGACTCACGGAGTACCGCGTGGTCCTACGAAAAGTGCTTCCCGGGAACCAGCCGGAGCTGGCAGAGACAGGGCGAGGCTTGTAAGGGGCCGTGTTGAACCATGTGCGCTGAGCCCAAAGTTTGGCAGGGGAGGGGGCAGCGCACGCTTGTCATCCATGACTCAAAAATCAGGGATGCGGCTAGTGCCCCATTTTTGGTCCTAAGGCATTGGATCCAGCCGTGACCAGCTTGAATCGCGCAAGGCTCCCACAGTGGGGGCACTTTGCACGAACTGTTTCAGCGTCGAGTATTTCATACTCATCCGCGCGTAACCACATGAGTTGGAAGCATTTAGAACAGGTACGGACTTGCGTTGACATTGGTTTCCTCGTAAACTTCAGATCAATCCGAGGGATACTGTAGTATAAGATGCCTTCAACCCTCAAGCCTGCTGTCAGCTATTCTCATCATGAACTTCCTGAAGCCTCGCAGCTCCTAGGACTCTTTCGGCAGGCTCCATGGGCGAAAGACCGCTCACTGGATGATGCCAAAGAAATGCTCCAGCGTACAGATCTCACCATCTGTGCATGGGAGGGCAAGCGGCTGATCGGATTTGGGCGCGTCCTCACTGATTTTATCTACCGTGCGACCATCTGGGACGTGATCGTCGATCGGGCCTATCAAGGGCAGGGTATTGGCACCGAGATCGTCAAGAGGATTCTCGACCACCCACAATTGCAACGGGTTGAGCTTTTTTGGCTCTGTACCAGGCGTCCTGGTTTTTATGAGCGGCTTGGCTTCAGTTCCAAGGAACAGACAGGGATGGTCTGGAATCGGAGCAAGAATAGCCGACGTGAGTAGGAAAAAAGATGAGCATGCTATACGCCAAGACAGTGCCGTCCTGTCCGTCCTAGGTGAGGCTCAAAAGAACATCTTTCCACCAAATAAGAAACCGAACGAAGAGGCGTTCCAGTCGTTGTTCCGGCCACCAGTGCCGGTCGTATGCCCGTCGTTACGCTTATAGGCCAACTCCAGATTGAGGGCGAACCGTTCGTTGAGCTGATAATCAGTCCCCCATCCTAATCGCCAGGCGAAGGTATTACTCGGGCTGATCCGAAGGGTGGTATCCTCACCAAAGCTGTTGACGTTCACACCAAAACTCATATTCACATAGGGGCTGAGTGGGCCTGATCTGCCTGGACGTATTTCGAACGTCGGTAGGACCGATACCGTATCCTGCTGTCCAAGGTCTGCGTCTGGTTGTTCCACACTCACCCCATGGCGTTCCCACTCGAGCATCATCCCCACCAAGAACCACGTATTGAGGCTGTACATTGCTTGGAAATTTACCAGCGGACCAATCGAAGTAGACGTCCCTTCCGACAGCTGTTGGGTCAGTGGCGAAAATCCGGCTCGAAATCCAACTATCCACCTGCTAGGTTCAATCCCTCCGAACTCTTGTGCAGATGTGAGAGTTGAAAAGGGGAAGGCCGAGACAAGCACAGAAAACAGCATGCCAGCCGCGAATCCCTTGCACCGTTGTTGGCGCATTCAACACCTCCGTTCCCTTCTTGGGAGGAAAGCCGTTGAGCTATTACCCCAAGAAGATTCTTCAGTATCGGCAATCTAACACTACCAACAAGACCACTGCGCAATACCGTAGGTGAATGACTGTGTTCACCCATTGTTTATGGCATCGTGTGAAAGAGAATGACAAGGTGGCTAATGAGTGTGAACAACTCCAGTACGTTTTACGCGCTTGGGAGAGAGCAGGATCGCAGTAAAAAATATCGCGGTCGCTAACAACACAATCGCCGGCCCAGAGGGGATGTCCCAGATGGCGGAAATCAAGACTCCACATACCGAGGTCGTAATTCCGATGAGTGCCGAATACACGGTCAAGGTTCTCAGGCTATGGGTGAGTTGATAGGCGGTCGAAGCCGGAATCAGAATCATGGCAAAGACGAGAATGGCCCCCACGGTCTTGAGTGAGACCACAACGGTAAGTGCAACGAGGGTCAGTAATAGAAAAAACATTTGTCGAGCCGGAACTCCGGATGCTTCAGCCATTTCTTGATCGAACGCGATGAAATAGAGTTCTTTGGCAAACAAGAGCAGCAGGCTCAACACCAGCACACTCAATGCCCCGATAATACGGAGCTCCTCAGGCGTGACCGAAAGCACGCTGCCGAAGAGATAGCCGTATACCTCGGCATTGTAGGTCTTCATCAGTCCAATAAAGAGGATGCCCAGTGCCATGGTGGTGGTATAGAGAATGCCGATCGAGACGTCCAGCTTCATCCTGCCGCGCTCTTCAACCCAGCCCGTAATCCAGACCGTAGCCAGACCAAATAGAATAGCCAGCAACAGAGGCGGCCATCCCATCAAATAGCCGAGTGCGACGCCTGCAAAGGCAGCGTGGGACGTTCCTGCACCAACGAAGGCTAGTCCCCGTAGGACAACAAACACGCCGATCACAGAGCAGAGCCCGCCCACCATCGCCGCGGCGAGGAGAGAGCGTTGCATGAAATCATAAGCGAGGAGATCGAGCATAATCCGTTATTGCCATTAGTGGTGATGATGGTAATCTTCGACGATCACGAGGTCCTTTTCAGTGATAACAAGCTCTTTCCCATACACCTGGTGAAGGATTTCCGGCTGGAGGACATCGGCTGGAGGACCGGCGGCGTAGAGCTTGGTCTTAAGAAGGACCAATCGATCTACTCGAGAACGGATCATATTGATGTCATGGGTAATCAACAGCACGGTCAGTTTGAGGTCGTCATGAAGGTGCTGGACGAGCTCGATGACGTTGTGTTGCATGGCGATATCCAGTCCAGTGGTGGGTTCATCAAGGATCAGGACTTTGGGCTGCTGTGCCAACGCTCTGGCGATAAAGACTCGTTGTTGTTGCCCGCCGGATAGATGTCCAAGCGCTGTATCTTTGTGCGACTCCATTCCAACCTGGGTGAGGGCCTCCATCGCGATCTGGCGGTCCTTCTTCCCTGGCCGCTTCAGTAGCCCGAGCGCGCCATAACGCCCCATCATGACTGTCTCGAGGACCGTCACCGGAAAGTTGCGATCGACCACGCCTTTTTGCGGGAGGTACCCGATCCGGGCTCGATGGTGACAGCGGAGTTCACTGCAGGCACAATCAAAAATATGAAGGTGACCTTCTACCGGAGGAAGCAATCCTAGGACGGCACGGCAGAGTGTCGTTTTACCTGATCCGTTTGGACCAATCACACCGACGAACTCGCCGTCATAGATCGGCAGGGTGATATCCTTGAGCGCAATAAGCCCGGGGAAACCAAAGGACGCATGATCAAAACGGATGATCGGACTGCGACCTGTGGAGACGGATTCCCTTGTTCCTTCCGGAGACATGAATGGATTTCCTGAGCGGCTGCTAGGTGGACTCCAATGCGTCAACCAATTGGAGCACATTGTAACGAAGCATGTCGAGGTAACTGTCAGTTCCCGGAATTCCACCCGGCATGGTGGTCAGCACAACGACACGTGCTTTCGTATCCCGTGCCAGTAGCTCCGGGAGGCGTTGGCTCAACTGGATTTCTGAGGCGATCACTCGAATGTGCTGGCTCTTGATTTTTGCGATCAAATGCTGAAGGTGAAGGGCGGAGGCCTCTGTGCCTGACTGGGTATGGATTGTGTCGACGATCTCAAGGCCAAATCGCTTGGCCAAGTATGGCCAAGCCGGATGATGGGCGATGAAACGCCGATCCGAAAGGCGTTGAGTACGAGTCATCAGCTGTTGCTGTACTTGCTCGAGCTGTTGCAGATATGTCTCTTGCTTAGCCTGAAAGTCAGCCGTGTGGACCGGATCGATCTCGCTGAGCGCACGGGTAATGTGGCCCAGCATGATGGCGACATTCATGGGGTCCAGCCAAATATGGGGGTTTCCCGGAGACTCGTCCGTATGTGCACCGTGGTGCATGTCGTCATGGGCATCCCCACTATCTTGGAGCAGCACTACGCCTTGGGAGGTTGTGACCACACGCAATTTGGCACTCCCGGCATTTCTCACCAATGATCCCACCCAGACCTCGAGGCCAAGGCCGACTTCGAATAACAGCTTAGCCTTCCGTACTGCAATCAGATCACTGGGCTTCGGGGAGTAGGTATGCTCGTTCTCGTAGCCGCTCAGCAAAGACTTCACCTCTACCCATGGCCCACCAACCTGCTCGGTCAGGTCTTTTAAAACTGGAATGGTGACGACAATAGGGATCGGTTCACGAGCTTCTGCGGCCGCCGTGAAGAAGAGAGACGATAGGGTAAGGGCCAGGAGTGGAAACCTCATATGCCGCATGCCTTTGTAGGTGAGAGGAAACATTGGCGGCGACCGTATCATCCATGTTTTCGCGCTGTCAACGCTATCTTGGGACTGTCCATCAGGTAGAGAGTCGGCCAGGTAGGTATGATGCGATGGTCTGGTTATGAAGGAACCAGCCGAGCGAGATGAGAACCAACCGTACAGACTTTTGCAGTTTCTTGATCGGCCCTGTCCATTCGTCTCCTTGACCATGGGCGCTAGTTCGATTAGCGTAGCGGACATCCCCTCCATGAGACAAAATGTGGTGACGAAAGGATACTGCTGATGAAGGTCGTTGGGCTTATGTCGGGAACATCGGCTGATGGCGTCGATGCGGCACTGGTGTCCATTGTGCAGAAAGCCAGTCGCCTTGAAGTAGAGATGGTGGCGTTCTATTCGCTGCCCTATCCTCGCTCACTCCAACAGCGACTTCTCTCGGCCTCCGTATCGGGGACGGTCACAGATCTCTGTCATTTGAACGCGCTTCTGGGGGAATGGTTCGCCGATGCCGCGTTGGGAGCGATTCGGGCGGCGCAGTTAACTCCGGAAGAGGTTGATCTTATTGGATCACATGGTCAGACTGTCCAGCATCTACCGAATGGGATTAAGGATACGCGGGTTGGCGCGATTCGCTCCACCCTCCAAATTGCCGAGCCGGCGGTGATCGCTGAGAGGACCGGAATTACGACGGTGGCAAATTTTCGCCCCCGTGACATTGCTGCTGGAGGACAAGGCGCGCCGCTGACGCCGGGGATCCATGCGTTGTTGTTTCAGCATCACCGTCGAGGGCGACTCATTGTCAA
The Candidatus Nitrospira nitrosa DNA segment above includes these coding regions:
- a CDS encoding RluA family pseudouridine synthase, whose amino-acid sequence is MITEFHITAGEQPKRLDIFLVGRERDASRSSLQRLIELGRIRVNDQVVKPSHKIKPGDRITMDVPKPEPLSMKGEAIPLEVLFEDDSLLVLDKPPGIVVHPAPGNWSGTLVNALLHHFQTSGGTISTIGGKERPGLVHRLDKETSGVMVITKTDTAHRALAAQFKLHTITRVYEALVWGVPKKGRGLIDLAIGRDSKDRKKFSSRTTSPKESVTEYVVTRRYGKVAAHVLLYPQTGRTHQLRVHLTSLGHPILGDRTYGGNRVMVLADIEIPRVMLHARTLGFTHPTSAAREEFTRPFPADMERVIHALEHLNATGDRMPTGTTTIGTAEEERC
- a CDS encoding GNAT family N-acetyltransferase; translation: MPSTLKPAVSYSHHELPEASQLLGLFRQAPWAKDRSLDDAKEMLQRTDLTICAWEGKRLIGFGRVLTDFIYRATIWDVIVDRAYQGQGIGTEIVKRILDHPQLQRVELFWLCTRRPGFYERLGFSSKEQTGMVWNRSKNSRRE
- a CDS encoding outer membrane beta-barrel protein, whose amino-acid sequence is MRQQRCKGFAAGMLFSVLVSAFPFSTLTSAQEFGGIEPSRWIVGFRAGFSPLTQQLSEGTSTSIGPLVNFQAMYSLNTWFLVGMMLEWERHGVSVEQPDADLGQQDTVSVLPTFEIRPGRSGPLSPYVNMSFGVNVNSFGEDTTLRISPSNTFAWRLGWGTDYQLNERFALNLELAYKRNDGHTTGTGGRNNDWNASSFGFLFGGKMFF
- a CDS encoding metal ABC transporter permease encodes the protein MQRSLLAAAMVGGLCSVIGVFVVLRGLAFVGAGTSHAAFAGVALGYLMGWPPLLLAILFGLATVWITGWVEERGRMKLDVSIGILYTTTMALGILFIGLMKTYNAEVYGYLFGSVLSVTPEELRIIGALSVLVLSLLLLFAKELYFIAFDQEMAEASGVPARQMFFLLLTLVALTVVVSLKTVGAILVFAMILIPASTAYQLTHSLRTLTVYSALIGITTSVCGVLISAIWDIPSGPAIVLLATAIFFTAILLSPKRVKRTGVVHTH
- a CDS encoding metal ABC transporter ATP-binding protein → MSPEGTRESVSTGRSPIIRFDHASFGFPGLIALKDITLPIYDGEFVGVIGPNGSGKTTLCRAVLGLLPPVEGHLHIFDCACSELRCHHRARIGYLPQKGVVDRNFPVTVLETVMMGRYGALGLLKRPGKKDRQIAMEALTQVGMESHKDTALGHLSGGQQQRVFIARALAQQPKVLILDEPTTGLDIAMQHNVIELVQHLHDDLKLTVLLITHDINMIRSRVDRLVLLKTKLYAAGPPADVLQPEILHQVYGKELVITEKDLVIVEDYHHHH
- a CDS encoding metal ABC transporter substrate-binding protein: MRFPLLALTLSSLFFTAAAEAREPIPIVVTIPVLKDLTEQVGGPWVEVKSLLSGYENEHTYSPKPSDLIAVRKAKLLFEVGLGLEVWVGSLVRNAGSAKLRVVTTSQGVVLLQDSGDAHDDMHHGAHTDESPGNPHIWLDPMNVAIMLGHITRALSEIDPVHTADFQAKQETYLQQLEQVQQQLMTRTQRLSDRRFIAHHPAWPYLAKRFGLEIVDTIHTQSGTEASALHLQHLIAKIKSQHIRVIASEIQLSQRLPELLARDTKARVVVLTTMPGGIPGTDSYLDMLRYNVLQLVDALEST